The Methylomusa anaerophila genome has a segment encoding these proteins:
- a CDS encoding TonB-dependent receptor has protein sequence MHTNPKSMKPVIYSTALALLVAWGIAAPAAAAETQPAVQDSQAEVRTPPDGDVPLTEVEVQDEKEQNPPQEGSAASGYRYRTGQAGPLGKMVLKDTPFSLHVTSGELIENRGAHTESEALKTNPTVATLMESNTYSSLSRVMVRGFTAADQSDLRDGLVDRSFTYVPLENVERIEVLNGLSGFLYGFSAVGGSVNYISKQPVSQPLTSLATGLYGGGIQYIHADLGGSVAGNSRITYRLNAYRENGGTYIENSSQDRSLIAVAVNYQLSPATLLKADYFHQDVTMRGLAAYIPLVNGQVPSADSFDAARQYGQSWTHNDSEKTLMGIGLESKLNDNFKLRAAYRYGDMWRRYDYIQPSGLTAAGSYQERYVYTPTQYEDTHSAYLLFDTAFTTAKIRHDITFGYWGTSFRYKRGADQFYTLGPSNIYGPSAYSRPAAGADVFQNPSATEYESFMVGDRITINPAWSALLGVNRARLTYKTWDINTGNPVSGAGYTNYKTTPSVALVYKPHPNVATYVSYMQGLESGGYVNNAGAVNNGALLPPYVSDQWEAGVKATMGNMDVTAALFRMNKANGYLDPADSIYKQEGKEIHQGLEVTATGKVNERLTLIGGFTLMKAKIIENKSNPVQNGKVPVNVPEQMAKAYLEYKMPKVSGVTVSAGVNYFGRRPVDTNATQAYMPGATTFDAGIRYVTAGKGHKTTYNLYVSNIFNKSYWSYYRSGDGLLLGAPRMVSLSAKVEF, from the coding sequence ATGCACACCAACCCGAAAAGTATGAAACCGGTTATCTATTCGACCGCATTGGCGCTATTGGTGGCCTGGGGCATTGCCGCTCCAGCCGCGGCGGCGGAAACACAACCGGCGGTGCAGGACAGCCAGGCTGAAGTTCGCACCCCGCCGGACGGCGATGTTCCGCTGACCGAAGTGGAGGTTCAGGACGAGAAGGAACAAAACCCGCCCCAGGAGGGCAGCGCCGCCAGCGGTTACCGGTATCGGACCGGGCAGGCCGGTCCGTTGGGGAAGATGGTGCTCAAGGATACCCCCTTTTCTCTGCATGTCACTTCCGGGGAATTGATTGAAAATCGCGGCGCCCACACCGAATCCGAGGCGCTAAAGACCAATCCCACGGTAGCGACGCTGATGGAGTCCAATACGTATAGTTCCCTGTCACGGGTCATGGTCCGCGGGTTTACGGCCGCTGATCAAAGCGATTTGCGCGACGGTCTGGTCGACCGTAGTTTTACCTATGTGCCGCTGGAAAATGTGGAAAGAATTGAAGTGCTTAACGGCCTTTCGGGATTCTTGTATGGATTTTCGGCTGTGGGCGGTTCGGTCAATTATATAAGCAAGCAACCGGTTTCGCAGCCGTTAACCAGCCTGGCCACCGGTTTGTACGGAGGCGGGATTCAGTATATTCATGCCGATCTCGGCGGATCGGTGGCTGGTAACAGCCGTATTACCTACCGGCTTAATGCTTACCGGGAAAATGGCGGCACTTATATTGAGAATAGCTCCCAGGACCGCAGCCTGATTGCCGTAGCGGTTAATTATCAGCTTTCGCCGGCTACCTTGCTTAAAGCCGACTATTTTCACCAGGATGTAACCATGCGGGGGCTTGCAGCCTACATTCCGCTGGTCAACGGCCAGGTTCCCTCGGCCGACAGCTTTGATGCCGCCAGGCAATACGGGCAATCCTGGACGCACAATGATTCCGAAAAGACGTTAATGGGAATCGGGCTGGAATCTAAGCTGAACGACAACTTCAAATTGCGGGCCGCCTACCGGTACGGCGATATGTGGCGGCGCTACGACTACATTCAGCCTTCGGGCCTTACCGCTGCCGGCAGCTACCAGGAAAGATACGTCTATACTCCCACCCAGTACGAAGACACGCATTCGGCGTATCTGCTGTTTGATACCGCCTTTACTACGGCGAAGATCCGCCATGACATTACCTTTGGCTACTGGGGGACCAGCTTTCGCTATAAGCGGGGCGCGGATCAGTTCTATACATTAGGGCCTTCCAATATTTACGGTCCCTCAGCCTATTCGCGGCCGGCGGCTGGCGCCGATGTGTTTCAAAATCCGTCGGCCACCGAGTATGAAAGCTTTATGGTGGGCGACCGCATTACCATCAATCCCGCCTGGTCGGCGCTGCTGGGAGTCAACCGGGCCCGGCTGACCTACAAGACCTGGGACATTAATACCGGCAACCCGGTGAGCGGCGCCGGCTACACCAATTATAAAACCACCCCCAGCGTAGCTCTTGTTTATAAGCCCCATCCCAATGTCGCCACCTATGTTTCCTATATGCAGGGGCTGGAGAGCGGCGGTTACGTAAATAACGCCGGCGCCGTCAACAATGGGGCACTGCTGCCGCCGTATGTCAGTGATCAATGGGAGGCCGGCGTCAAGGCCACCATGGGCAATATGGATGTGACTGCGGCCCTGTTTAGAATGAATAAGGCCAACGGGTATCTGGACCCGGCGGACAGCATCTATAAACAGGAAGGCAAGGAGATCCATCAGGGGCTGGAAGTTACCGCCACCGGCAAAGTGAACGAACGGCTGACGCTGATTGGCGGCTTCACGCTGATGAAGGCTAAAATTATCGAAAACAAAAGCAATCCTGTCCAGAACGGCAAGGTTCCCGTCAATGTGCCGGAGCAGATGGCCAAAGCCTACCTGGAATATAAAATGCCCAAGGTAAGCGGAGTGACGGTTTCCGCCGGCGTGAACTACTTTGGCCGGCGGCCGGTGGACACCAATGCGACCCAGGCCTACATGCCGGGGGCAACCACCTTTGACGCCGGCATCCGGTATGTGACCGCAGGCAAGGGCCATAAGACCACGTACAATCTGTATGTCTCCAATATATTTAATAAATCGTACTGGTCCTATTACCGCAGCGGTGACGGCCTGCTGCTGGGCGCGCCGCGGATGGTGTCACTGTCAGCCAAAGTCGAGTTTTAA